One Deinococcus grandis DNA window includes the following coding sequences:
- a CDS encoding N-acetyltransferase, translating to MTLSLDSIAVPDIHPEAPLSFRKARLSDIDAIHELIGYWAARGLMLVRSKALLAETIRDFHLVLAEPHEGRPGGLGGVCGLHMLAPDLAEVRGLAIHPNMQGRGLGKQLVAACEAEARAIDLPALFAWTYQQGFFEKCGFTRIEKTNLHPKVWSECQRCAFFENCNEIAMYRELR from the coding sequence ATGACGCTCTCCCTGGATTCCATCGCGGTGCCGGACATCCACCCGGAAGCGCCGCTGTCGTTCCGTAAGGCGCGGCTGTCGGATATCGACGCGATTCATGAGCTGATCGGGTACTGGGCGGCGCGCGGGCTGATGCTCGTGCGGTCCAAGGCGCTGCTCGCCGAGACGATCCGTGACTTCCATCTGGTGCTGGCCGAGCCGCACGAGGGGCGGCCCGGCGGGCTGGGCGGCGTGTGCGGCCTGCACATGCTCGCGCCGGATCTGGCCGAGGTGCGCGGGCTGGCGATCCACCCGAACATGCAGGGGCGCGGCCTGGGGAAACAACTGGTGGCGGCGTGCGAGGCGGAGGCCCGCGCGATCGACCTGCCCGCGCTGTTCGCGTGGACGTACCAGCAGGGCTTCTTCGAGAAGTGCGGCTTCACCCGCATCGAGAAGACGAACCTGCACCCGAAGGTCTGGAGTGAATGCCAGCGCTGCGCGTTCTTCGAGAACTGCAACGAGATCGCCATGTACCGGGAGCTGCGGTGA
- a CDS encoding pyridoxal phosphate-dependent aminotransferase, which produces MPHLHPRAAAQESVFARMSRLAAQRGAVNLGQGFPGASPPDFLLDAARGALGRFDQYAPPAGLPALRDALGADLGVDGADVTVTCGATEALHLLALALLGPGDEALMLEPVFDVYLPQVALAGATGVTVPMTLDAARGWQFSLDALAAAVTPRTRALLLNSPFNPTGTVFTDAELAGIVALARQHDLWIVSDEVYDELYFGERLTPLRTLAPERTFTVGSAGKRLEATGWRVGWIAAPPGVTPGVLGLRQITSFSAPAPLQAAVAAALPVARESGFYAGLRAGYAARMTRLASGLRDLGATVFEPRGTYFLTALHPDWTADSLLDAGVAVIPGEAFYARCAAPAGLTRWAFCKSDAEIELALTRLAAHARS; this is translated from the coding sequence ATGCCACACCTGCACCCGCGCGCCGCCGCCCAGGAGAGCGTCTTCGCGCGCATGAGTCGCCTCGCGGCGCAGCGGGGCGCGGTGAACCTGGGTCAGGGCTTCCCGGGCGCGTCCCCACCGGACTTCCTGCTGGACGCCGCGCGCGGTGCACTCGGCCGCTTCGACCAGTACGCACCCCCGGCAGGCCTGCCCGCCCTGCGGGACGCGCTGGGCGCCGACCTGGGCGTGGACGGCGCGGACGTGACCGTCACCTGCGGCGCGACCGAGGCCCTGCACCTGCTGGCGCTGGCCCTGCTGGGTCCCGGCGACGAGGCCCTGATGCTCGAACCCGTGTTTGACGTGTACCTGCCGCAGGTGGCGCTGGCGGGCGCGACCGGCGTGACGGTCCCCATGACGCTGGACGCGGCGCGCGGCTGGCAGTTCAGTCTGGACGCACTGGCGGCGGCCGTCACGCCCCGCACGCGGGCGCTGCTGCTGAACAGCCCCTTCAACCCCACCGGCACGGTCTTCACGGACGCGGAACTGGCCGGAATCGTGGCGCTGGCCCGGCAGCACGACCTGTGGATCGTCAGTGACGAGGTCTACGACGAACTGTACTTCGGCGAGCGCCTCACCCCGCTGCGTACCCTGGCCCCCGAGCGGACGTTCACGGTCGGCAGCGCCGGGAAGCGGCTGGAGGCGACCGGCTGGCGCGTCGGCTGGATCGCCGCGCCGCCTGGGGTCACGCCGGGCGTGCTGGGCCTGCGGCAGATCACGAGTTTCAGCGCGCCCGCGCCCCTCCAGGCCGCAGTGGCCGCCGCGCTGCCGGTTGCGCGCGAGTCTGGGTTCTACGCAGGGTTGCGCGCGGGGTACGCGGCGCGCATGACCCGACTGGCCTCGGGCCTGCGGGACCTGGGCGCCACCGTGTTCGAGCCGCGCGGCACGTACTTCCTGACGGCGCTGCACCCCGACTGGACCGCCGATTCGCTGCTGGACGCCGGCGTGGCGGTCATTCCCGGTGAGGCGTTCTACGCGCGCTGCGCCGCTCCGGCCGGTCTGACCCGCTGGGCCTTCTGCAAATCCGACGCCGAGATCGAACTGGCCCTGACCCGGCTGGCCGCCCACGCCCGCAGCTGA
- a CDS encoding argininosuccinate synthase, with protein sequence MTKEKIVLAYSGGLDTSIILKWLQTEKNYDVVCFTADLGQGDEVEEARVKALNTGAVAAYALDLREEFVRDYVFPMFRTSALYEGYYLLGTSIARPLIAKKMVEIAEKEGAVAVSHGATGKGNDQVRFEMTAYALKPDIVTVAPWRDWTFQGRADLEAFAHEHGIPVPTTKKDPWSTDANLLHISYEGGILEDPWAEPPAHMFKLTVDPADAPDEAEYVEIEFVNGDPVAINGEKLSPAALLAKANELGGKHGVGRLDLVENRFVGMKSRGVYETPGGTVLYHARRAVESLTLDREVLHQRDALSPKYAELVYNGFWFAPEREALQVYFDHVAQSVTGTARLKLYRGNVIVAGRKAPQSLYDKDLVSFEAGGDYNQHDAGAFIKLNALRMRVQARVKAKADAKEPAQV encoded by the coding sequence ATGACGAAAGAAAAGATCGTGCTCGCGTACAGCGGTGGCCTGGACACCAGCATCATCCTCAAGTGGCTCCAGACGGAGAAGAACTACGACGTGGTCTGCTTCACCGCCGACCTCGGCCAGGGTGACGAGGTCGAGGAAGCCCGCGTCAAGGCCCTGAACACCGGCGCCGTCGCCGCCTACGCGCTGGATCTGCGCGAGGAATTCGTGCGGGACTACGTGTTCCCCATGTTCCGCACCAGCGCCCTGTACGAGGGCTACTACCTGCTCGGCACCAGCATCGCCCGCCCCCTGATCGCCAAGAAGATGGTCGAGATCGCCGAGAAGGAAGGCGCTGTCGCCGTGTCGCACGGCGCGACCGGCAAGGGCAACGACCAGGTGCGCTTCGAGATGACCGCCTACGCCCTGAAGCCCGACATCGTCACCGTCGCCCCCTGGCGCGACTGGACCTTCCAGGGCCGCGCCGACCTCGAAGCCTTCGCCCACGAGCACGGCATCCCGGTCCCCACCACCAAGAAGGACCCCTGGAGCACCGACGCCAACCTCCTGCACATCAGCTACGAGGGCGGCATCCTGGAAGACCCCTGGGCCGAACCGCCCGCCCACATGTTCAAACTGACCGTTGACCCCGCCGACGCACCCGATGAAGCCGAGTACGTGGAAATCGAGTTCGTCAACGGCGATCCCGTCGCCATCAACGGCGAGAAACTGTCGCCCGCCGCCCTGCTGGCCAAGGCCAACGAACTGGGTGGGAAGCACGGTGTGGGCCGCCTCGACCTCGTCGAGAACCGCTTCGTCGGCATGAAATCACGCGGCGTGTACGAGACGCCCGGCGGCACTGTCCTGTACCACGCCCGCCGCGCCGTCGAGAGCCTCACCCTCGACCGCGAGGTCCTGCACCAGCGCGACGCGCTGAGCCCCAAGTACGCCGAACTCGTGTACAACGGCTTCTGGTTCGCCCCCGAACGCGAGGCGCTGCAGGTGTACTTCGACCACGTCGCGCAATCCGTGACCGGCACCGCCCGCCTGAAGCTGTACCGCGGGAACGTCATCGTCGCCGGACGCAAGGCCCCCCAGAGCCTGTACGACAAGGACCTCGTGAGCTTCGAGGCGGGCGGCGACTACAACCAGCACGACGCCGGCGCGTTCATCAAACTCAACGCCCTGCGCATGCGCGTCCAGGCCCGCGTGAAAGCCAAAGCCGACGCCAAGGAACCCGCCCAGGTCTGA
- a CDS encoding LysE/ArgO family amino acid transporter gives MPPFLRGLGLGLSLIVAIGPQNAFVLRHGLTRRFALLAALACALCDTLLITLGVLGVGGLLAGHAALVLAGTVVGAAFLTWYGLRALRGAWVGGAALHVGGAGAGTPGAVVGTALGFSLLNPHALLDTVVLIGGASAGLSGSGRTAFLLGTVLASWAWFFTLALAGRALAPVMARPGAWRVLDALIGLTLLGTAVGLLLGLRLP, from the coding sequence ATGCCTCCTTTCCTGCGTGGGCTGGGCCTGGGCCTGTCGCTGATCGTCGCCATCGGCCCGCAGAACGCGTTCGTGCTGCGCCACGGCCTGACGCGCCGGTTCGCGCTGCTGGCGGCGCTGGCCTGCGCGCTGTGCGACACGCTGCTCATCACGCTGGGCGTGCTGGGCGTGGGCGGGCTGCTGGCGGGTCACGCGGCGCTGGTGCTGGCCGGGACGGTGGTGGGCGCGGCGTTCCTGACGTGGTACGGCCTGCGGGCGCTGCGCGGCGCGTGGGTGGGCGGCGCGGCCCTGCACGTCGGCGGGGCGGGCGCGGGCACGCCCGGCGCGGTGGTGGGCACGGCGCTGGGGTTCAGTCTGCTGAACCCGCACGCGCTGCTGGACACGGTCGTGCTGATCGGCGGGGCCAGCGCGGGCCTGAGCGGCAGCGGGCGCACGGCGTTCCTGCTGGGCACGGTCCTGGCGTCCTGGGCGTGGTTCTTCACGCTGGCGCTGGCGGGCCGGGCGCTGGCGCCGGTGATGGCGCGGCCCGGCGCGTGGCGGGTGCTGGACGCCCTGATCGGCTTGACGCTGCTCGGCACGGCGGTGGGGCTGCTGCTGGGCCTGCGCCTGCCATGA
- a CDS encoding GNAT family N-acetyltransferase, translating to MTDSVHVRMATPEDKDTVTRVFHDAGLDTEAALAGGTTYWVLERGGQPIGAIGLEHGDGASLLRGAAVLPEARGGGLGRRLVMSAVEYAQGRGDRAIYMFSRGGDWSTFGFTQVPLAVVMGELPDAPQVQAYRSRGERPGGTTWMRTLG from the coding sequence ATGACCGATTCCGTGCACGTTCGAATGGCGACCCCCGAAGACAAGGACACCGTGACCCGCGTGTTTCACGACGCGGGCCTGGACACCGAGGCGGCCCTCGCGGGCGGCACCACGTACTGGGTGCTGGAGCGGGGCGGGCAGCCGATCGGCGCGATCGGCCTGGAGCACGGCGATGGGGCCTCGCTGCTGCGCGGCGCGGCCGTGCTGCCCGAGGCGCGCGGTGGTGGGCTGGGGCGGCGGCTGGTCATGAGCGCCGTGGAGTACGCGCAGGGCCGCGGGGACCGCGCGATCTACATGTTCAGCCGGGGCGGCGACTGGAGCACGTTCGGCTTCACGCAGGTGCCGCTGGCGGTCGTGATGGGCGAACTGCCCGACGCGCCGCAGGTGCAGGCCTACCGGTCGCGCGGCGAGCGGCCCGGCGGCACCACCTGGATGCGCACCCTGGGCTAA
- the argH gene encoding argininosuccinate lyase, producing MTQDKKLWGGRFAEATDGLVELFNASVGFDQRLAEQDIRGSLAHVAMLGQVGILTADEVAQITDGLNAVLADIRAGNFEWRLDREDVHMNVEAALRDRIGPVAGKLHTARSRNDQVAVDFRLFTKEAALDLAEKTRALRAVMLAEAGKYLESEVILPGYTHLQVAQPILLSHWFMAYVAMLERDEGRFRDAAERMDESPLGSSALAGTPWPVDRHATASALGFARPTANSLDGVGSRDFALEFLSACAILSAHLSRLSEELILYSTFEFGFITLPDSHTTGSSIMPQKKNPDVSELARGKAGRVFGNLMGLLTVVKGTPLAYNKDLQEDKEGVFDSYDTLSIVLRLYAEMMPKTVWHADVTRAAAARGYSTATDVADFLARQGVPFREAHEVVGGLVGVASRSGRQLWDLTDAELRAAHPLLNAEVAQSLTVEESVRGRASFGGTAPHRVREAIEQARTRLNS from the coding sequence ATGACGCAGGATAAGAAACTCTGGGGTGGGCGCTTCGCGGAGGCGACGGACGGGCTGGTCGAGCTGTTCAACGCGTCGGTGGGCTTCGATCAGCGGCTCGCGGAGCAGGATATTCGCGGTTCGCTGGCGCACGTGGCGATGCTGGGGCAGGTCGGGATTCTGACCGCCGACGAGGTCGCGCAGATCACGGACGGGTTGAACGCCGTGCTGGCGGACATCCGCGCGGGGAATTTCGAGTGGCGTCTTGACCGCGAGGACGTTCACATGAACGTGGAGGCGGCCCTGCGTGACCGGATCGGGCCGGTGGCGGGGAAGTTGCACACGGCCCGCAGCCGCAACGATCAGGTGGCGGTGGATTTCCGGCTGTTCACGAAGGAAGCCGCGCTGGACCTGGCCGAGAAGACCCGCGCCCTGCGCGCGGTGATGCTGGCGGAGGCCGGGAAGTACCTGGAATCCGAGGTGATCCTGCCGGGCTACACGCACCTTCAGGTGGCGCAGCCGATCCTGCTGAGTCACTGGTTCATGGCGTACGTGGCGATGCTGGAGCGTGACGAGGGCCGTTTCCGGGACGCCGCCGAGCGGATGGACGAGTCGCCACTGGGCAGCTCGGCGCTGGCGGGGACGCCCTGGCCGGTGGACCGGCACGCGACGGCTTCGGCCCTGGGCTTCGCGCGGCCCACCGCGAACAGCCTGGACGGGGTGGGCAGCCGGGACTTCGCGCTGGAGTTCCTGTCGGCCTGCGCGATCCTGTCGGCGCACCTGTCGCGCCTGTCGGAGGAATTGATCCTGTACTCCACGTTCGAGTTCGGCTTCATCACCCTGCCGGATTCCCACACGACGGGATCGTCGATCATGCCGCAGAAGAAGAACCCGGACGTGTCCGAACTCGCGCGCGGCAAGGCGGGCCGCGTGTTCGGGAACCTGATGGGCCTGCTGACGGTCGTGAAGGGCACGCCCCTGGCGTACAACAAGGACCTCCAGGAGGACAAGGAGGGCGTGTTCGACTCCTACGACACCCTGAGCATCGTGCTGCGCCTGTACGCCGAGATGATGCCGAAGACCGTCTGGCACGCCGACGTGACCCGCGCCGCCGCCGCGCGCGGCTACAGCACGGCCACCGACGTCGCGGACTTCCTGGCCCGCCAGGGCGTCCCGTTCCGCGAGGCGCACGAGGTCGTCGGCGGACTGGTCGGCGTCGCCAGCCGCAGCGGGCGGCAGCTGTGGGACCTCACGGATGCGGAACTGCGCGCCGCGCACCCCCTCCTGAACGCGGAGGTCGCGCAGTCCCTGACCGTCGAGGAGAGCGTCCGTGGGCGCGCCAGCTTCGGCGGGACCGCCCCGCACCGCGTCCGTGAGGCCATCGAGCAGGCCAGGACGCGCCTGAACTCCTGA
- the carB gene encoding carbamoyl-phosphate synthase large subunit, with the protein MPKRTDLQTILILGSGPIQIGQAAEFDYSGTQALKALKKEGYRVVLVNSNPATIMTDPDLADATYLEPLTPEFVRRVIEKERPDALLPTLGGQTALNLAMDLNADGTLAEFGVELIGANAAAIRKGEDREEFQAAMKKIGVETARGQMVHSMEEAVEYQKVIGLPIVIRPSFTLGGTGGGIAHTYEEFLAITEGGLRDSPVTSVLLEESILGWKEYELEVMRDHADTVVIITSIENFDPMGVHTGDSITVAPAQTLSDVEYQRLRDQSLAIIREIGVDTGGSNIQFAVNPKDGRVIVIEMNPRVSRSSALASKATGFPIAKIAALLAVGYHLDELKNDITLSTPASFEPSIDYVVTKIPRFAFEKFPGSSDALGTQMRSVGEVMAIGRTFKESLQKAMRSIESDVRGAFAAMSDEDLRGLLYGNPRRLEAVLELLRRGETTAALFDATKIDPWFLSQLKEIIDAETEITQLGPIGEWKYEIWREVKRLGFSDARIGEIVGLSELDVRALRKEAKATPVYKTVDTCAAEFEAFTPYHYSTYEWEDEVTSTDKPKVVILGSGPNRIGQGVEFDYATVHAVWALQEAGYETIMVNSNPETVSTDYDTADRLYFEPLTFEDVMNIVEHEKPVGVIVQLGGQTPLKLARRLADAGAPIIGTSPETIHEAEDRASFNALCERLGLPQPKGKVAETPDQAAALATELGFPLMARPSYVLGGRAMRTVRSMDELTTYLNEVYAAVEGQPSILLDQFLEGALELDVDTLCDGQTAVVAGIMEHVEAAGVHSGDSACILPPVTLDPAILARVKADTERLALELGVRGLMNVQWAIKDGTAYILEANPRASRTVPFVSKAVNHPLAKSAARIAVGHTLAQIGLTDTPTPPMYSVKEVHLPFLKFKGVIPTLGPEMKSTGESMGIDTDPYRAFYRAQIGAKNNLPTTGTALLLGDGLDDIATQLQDAGLTVTRQQTDELPALLIDVTGSEYLRTALERGVPIVSTREAAEWTAKAIAAAKDDALGVKSLQEWVG; encoded by the coding sequence ATGCCTAAGCGTACTGACCTCCAGACCATCCTGATTCTCGGCAGCGGCCCCATCCAGATCGGGCAGGCAGCCGAGTTCGACTATTCCGGCACGCAGGCCCTCAAGGCCCTGAAGAAGGAAGGCTACCGGGTGGTGCTGGTGAACAGCAACCCCGCGACGATCATGACCGACCCGGACCTGGCGGACGCCACGTACCTGGAACCCCTGACGCCCGAGTTCGTGCGCCGCGTGATCGAGAAGGAACGCCCGGACGCGCTGCTGCCCACCCTGGGCGGCCAGACGGCCCTGAACCTCGCCATGGACCTGAACGCCGACGGGACCCTGGCGGAGTTCGGCGTGGAACTGATCGGCGCGAACGCCGCCGCGATCCGCAAGGGCGAGGACCGCGAGGAGTTCCAGGCGGCCATGAAGAAGATCGGCGTGGAAACCGCGCGCGGGCAGATGGTGCACTCGATGGAGGAAGCTGTCGAATACCAAAAAGTTATCGGGCTCCCCATCGTGATCCGGCCCTCCTTCACGCTGGGCGGCACGGGCGGCGGCATCGCGCACACCTACGAGGAGTTCCTGGCGATCACCGAGGGCGGCCTGCGCGACAGCCCCGTCACCAGCGTCCTGCTGGAGGAATCGATCCTGGGCTGGAAGGAGTACGAGCTGGAGGTCATGCGCGACCACGCCGACACGGTCGTGATCATCACCTCCATCGAGAACTTCGACCCGATGGGCGTGCACACCGGCGACTCCATCACGGTGGCCCCGGCGCAGACCCTGAGTGACGTGGAGTACCAGCGGCTGCGTGACCAGTCCCTGGCGATCATCCGCGAGATCGGCGTGGACACCGGCGGCAGCAACATCCAGTTTGCGGTGAACCCCAAGGACGGCCGCGTGATCGTCATCGAGATGAACCCCCGCGTCAGCCGCAGCAGCGCGCTGGCGAGCAAGGCGACCGGCTTCCCCATCGCGAAGATCGCCGCGCTGCTCGCCGTCGGGTATCACCTCGACGAGCTGAAGAACGACATCACCCTGAGCACCCCCGCCAGCTTCGAGCCGAGCATCGACTACGTCGTCACGAAGATCCCCCGCTTCGCGTTCGAGAAGTTCCCCGGCAGCAGTGACGCGCTGGGCACCCAGATGCGCAGCGTGGGCGAGGTCATGGCGATCGGCCGCACCTTCAAGGAGAGCCTCCAGAAGGCCATGCGGAGCATCGAGTCGGACGTGCGCGGCGCGTTCGCCGCCATGAGCGACGAGGACCTGCGCGGGCTGCTGTACGGCAACCCCCGCCGCCTGGAAGCCGTGCTGGAACTCCTGCGCCGCGGCGAGACCACGGCGGCGCTGTTCGACGCGACGAAGATCGACCCGTGGTTCCTCAGCCAGCTGAAGGAGATCATCGACGCCGAGACCGAGATCACGCAACTGGGCCCGATCGGCGAGTGGAAGTACGAGATCTGGCGCGAGGTCAAACGCCTGGGCTTCAGCGACGCCCGCATCGGCGAGATCGTCGGCCTGAGCGAACTGGACGTCCGCGCCCTGCGCAAGGAAGCCAAGGCCACGCCCGTCTACAAGACCGTGGACACCTGCGCCGCCGAATTCGAAGCCTTCACGCCCTACCACTACAGCACCTACGAGTGGGAGGACGAGGTCACGAGCACCGACAAACCCAAGGTCGTCATCCTGGGATCGGGCCCCAACCGCATCGGGCAGGGCGTGGAATTCGACTACGCCACGGTTCACGCCGTCTGGGCCCTCCAGGAAGCCGGGTACGAGACCATCATGGTCAACAGCAACCCGGAAACGGTCAGCACCGACTACGACACCGCCGACCGCCTGTACTTCGAACCCCTGACGTTCGAGGACGTCATGAACATCGTCGAACACGAGAAACCCGTCGGCGTGATCGTGCAACTCGGCGGGCAGACCCCCCTGAAACTCGCCAGGCGACTCGCGGACGCCGGAGCCCCCATCATCGGCACCAGCCCCGAAACCATCCACGAAGCCGAAGACCGCGCCAGCTTCAACGCCCTGTGCGAACGCCTCGGCCTGCCCCAACCCAAAGGCAAGGTCGCGGAAACCCCGGATCAGGCCGCCGCCCTGGCCACCGAACTCGGCTTCCCGCTCATGGCCCGCCCCTCCTACGTCCTCGGCGGGCGCGCCATGCGCACCGTCCGCAGCATGGACGAACTCACCACGTACCTGAACGAGGTGTACGCCGCCGTCGAAGGGCAACCCAGCATCCTCCTCGACCAGTTCCTCGAAGGTGCGCTGGAACTCGACGTGGACACCCTCTGCGACGGACAGACCGCCGTCGTCGCGGGCATCATGGAACACGTCGAAGCCGCCGGGGTCCACAGCGGGGACAGCGCGTGCATCCTCCCCCCCGTCACCCTCGACCCCGCCATCCTGGCTCGCGTCAAGGCCGACACGGAACGCCTCGCCCTGGAACTGGGCGTCCGGGGCCTCATGAACGTCCAGTGGGCCATCAAGGACGGCACCGCGTACATCCTCGAAGCGAATCCCCGCGCCAGCCGCACCGTCCCGTTCGTCAGCAAGGCCGTGAACCACCCCCTCGCCAAGAGCGCCGCCCGCATCGCCGTCGGCCACACCCTCGCGCAGATCGGCCTCACCGACACCCCCACCCCCCCCATGTACTCCGTGAAGGAAGTGCACCTGCCGTTCCTGAAATTCAAGGGCGTCATCCCCACCCTCGGCCCCGAAATGAAAAGCACCGGCGAAAGCATGGGCATCGACACCGACCCCTACCGCGCGTTCTACCGCGCGCAGATCGGCGCGAAAAACAACCTCCCCACCACCGGCACCGCCCTGCTCCTCGGCGACGGACTGGACGACATCGCCACGCAACTTCAGGACGCGGGCCTGACCGTCACCCGCCAGCAGACCGACGAGCTGCCCGCCCTGCTGATCGACGTGACCGGCAGCGAGTACCTGCGCACCGCGCTGGAACGCGGCGTGCCCATCGTCAGCACCCGCGAAGCCGCCGAGTGGACCGCCAAGGCGATTGCCGCCGCGAAGGATGACGCACTGGGCGTGAAGAGCCTCCAGGAATGGGTAGGTTAA
- a CDS encoding GNAT family N-acetyltransferase, which yields MTLPAGFTLRLATPADAALIQAQRDAMFVDMGSDPARLAAVHDAGVAWHARTLAAGIYTGLLIEGGGEVIAGAGILWTDLPPNADTTATTRAYVLNVYVQPAHRGQRLARVLMQAALAECRARGVDIVTLTASDAGRPTYEALGFTPQAELKLLLTGGTP from the coding sequence GTGACCCTGCCTGCCGGGTTCACCCTTCGTCTCGCCACGCCCGCGGATGCGGCGCTCATTCAGGCGCAGCGGGACGCGATGTTTGTGGACATGGGCAGCGACCCCGCGCGGCTGGCCGCCGTGCACGACGCCGGGGTGGCGTGGCACGCCCGGACCCTCGCGGCGGGTATCTATACGGGCCTGCTGATCGAGGGTGGTGGAGAGGTGATCGCCGGGGCAGGCATCCTCTGGACCGACCTGCCCCCGAACGCCGACACGACCGCCACGACCCGCGCGTACGTGCTGAACGTGTACGTGCAGCCCGCGCACCGGGGGCAGCGGCTCGCCCGCGTCCTCATGCAGGCTGCGCTCGCGGAGTGCCGCGCGCGGGGCGTGGACATCGTCACCCTGACCGCGTCGGACGCCGGGCGACCCACGTACGAGGCGCTGGGGTTCACGCCGCAGGCCGAACTGAAACTCCTGCTGACCGGAGGTACGCCGTGA
- a CDS encoding GNAT family N-acetyltransferase, giving the protein MTLRPVNPDDIPTFHAVMMAAGMDPRSSWTRTTPADLERSLLAPGSGGFLAVGAGEVLGCVGYRPDGDRTLTLNKLATVPQARRLGVGRALVREVEHVARMGGYGRVLLAVSQFNLDVLPFYDRLGYTVTDEPYAHAHPDSPAPVVLVKEVTHV; this is encoded by the coding sequence GTGACGCTGCGCCCCGTGAACCCGGACGACATCCCCACCTTCCACGCCGTCATGATGGCCGCCGGAATGGACCCCCGCAGCAGCTGGACACGCACCACGCCCGCCGACCTCGAACGGTCTCTGCTCGCTCCCGGCTCCGGCGGATTCCTCGCCGTGGGCGCGGGCGAGGTCCTGGGCTGCGTCGGCTACCGCCCGGACGGCGACCGGACCCTGACCCTGAACAAGCTCGCGACCGTCCCGCAGGCCCGCCGCCTCGGCGTGGGCCGCGCCCTGGTGCGCGAGGTCGAACACGTCGCCCGCATGGGCGGCTACGGGCGCGTGCTGCTGGCCGTCAGCCAGTTCAACCTGGACGTCCTGCCCTTCTACGACCGGCTCGGGTACACCGTCACCGACGAACCCTACGCGCACGCCCACCCCGACAGCCCCGCCCCGGTGGTGCTGGTGAAGGAAGTGACACATGTCTAA
- a CDS encoding GNAT family N-acetyltransferase has product MTLTDMHVKLRQAAPADLPIVLDLLTRCGLHTSSVDLGAGTYWIADLDGVPGGCIGLEHGQGVSLIRSTAVVPEARGQGLGRALVRSALTHASLRGDRTVFLFSSEAGDYWARFGFQPSSAADVAGALPDVPQVRSGLSKGWIDEELVWRLDLPQPEVTQG; this is encoded by the coding sequence ATGACCCTGACTGACATGCACGTGAAACTTCGTCAGGCCGCCCCGGCGGACCTGCCCATCGTCCTGGACCTCCTGACCCGCTGCGGGCTGCACACCAGCAGCGTGGACCTGGGGGCCGGTACGTACTGGATCGCGGATCTGGACGGCGTGCCCGGCGGCTGCATCGGCCTGGAGCACGGCCAGGGCGTGAGCCTGATCCGTTCGACGGCGGTGGTGCCCGAGGCGCGCGGTCAGGGCCTGGGCCGCGCGCTGGTCCGCTCGGCGCTGACGCACGCGAGCCTGCGCGGGGACCGCACGGTGTTCCTGTTCAGCTCGGAAGCCGGGGATTACTGGGCGCGTTTCGGCTTTCAGCCGTCCAGCGCGGCGGACGTGGCGGGCGCGCTGCCGGACGTGCCGCAGGTCAGGAGCGGCCTGAGCAAGGGCTGGATCGACGAGGAACTCGTGTGGCGGCTGGACCTGCCGCAGCCCGAGGTGACGCAGGGGTGA